The Thermovibrio guaymasensis genomic interval GGTAAGCTGTATAAAGTTAGATTCAAGGGGAATAAGCACTTTGATTCAGGAAAACTTGAGAGTTTAACCACTTTTAAAAGGGCCCGCTCTGTTGATGAGTTTGAGCTTGAAAATAGCAAAAGGAAAATAGAGGAGTTCTACCGTAACAACGGGTTTCCTTTTGTAAAAGTTAGTTATTCTGTCATTGAGAAGGGAAGTACTGCCATAATTACGTTTACGGTTGAAGAGGGTGTTAAGGTAGTCGTTAGGAGGGTAGAGTGTAAAGGTTTTAATTTAGAGGAGAAGAGATTAAAAGCTCTTCTGGGTAAGCCTTTTAACTACGAAAAAGTTAAGGAAATTTTAAGTGAGATAAAGGCTCTTCTAAAAGAAAAAGGTTACCTTTCTCCCTCTGTCTCTTACGAAGTTGATAGGGGCGGAGATTTAAGGATTTTAGTTAGAAAAGGACCCATTTACAGGGTCGTTTCTGTAAGCATTTTCGGAGATAGGCTCTCCTGTTTTAAAGTTCCACACCTTCCTCTACCTCTTACGTATAAGCTTAAAAAGAGGATAACAGACTCAATATACCGCTGTTATTCAAAGAAGGGATATCCCGACGTTAAAGTAGACTTGGAAGAGGAGCTTATTTCCTCTTCACCATCTTATAGGGACTATAAGCTTATCTTAAAAGTCTCTCCCGGTCAGTTTTACAGGTTCTGTTACGTTTTAGTTAGGGGGTTAAAGAGGACTAAGCTCTACACGGTTAAAAATTTGATTATCATTGAGCCTGGAGAGGTCTATTCAAGGGAGAAAATTACAAAACAGTACTCAAAACTCCTTGACAGTAGACTCTTTTCCTCAATAAGGATAAGTGAAGTAAAGGGAGAGGGCTGTTTTAGTCAAGTAATAGACCTTAAAGAAGGAGCTCTCTTTAGGGCAAAGGGATTTGTAGGATACGGTACGGACAGCGGTTACGTTTTAAACGGCCTTGTCTCTTCAACTTCTCCCTTTGGTATGGGAGTGAAATACTTCCTTTTTGGTAACTACAGGCAGAAGGAGGGTTACGACGCTGTTTTTAAGCTCCTAAAGCCAGCCTTTCCGTTTAAGGACTACGACGTTTCCTACTCAATAGTGAAGAAGGAGCAGATTTACGAGAGTTTTAAGTTTGATCGGGTTTACTACGATTTCTCCATTCACAGGAAAGCTTCACGCTCTTTTTCACAGGAGTTTTCATTCAAAATATCCCGTTCTAAGCTTAAAGATACGTCTATTAGGGACAAGAAACTTACACTTGAGAGGAAGTTTTCCTACACTCAGCTTTACGATAAGAGGGATAACGTTTCCAATCCTAAGAGGGGTTTCCTTTCCAAAACTGTAATTTCCCTTTCAGGCCTCTTACTCGGAGGTAATACTTCCTACTACTTAATTGAAGAGAGGTTTAACTACCTTTACAGTTTCGGCAGGAGTGTTCTCTCCTTCAGGTTTGGGGCTGGAGCTATTACCTCCCTTGAAGGTAAAAAGGTTCCCGTTGAAGATAGGTTTTTCCTCGGAGGTGCGGAGAGCGTTAGAGGTTATAAGTACGGAACTATCTCTCCAGTTGATGAGAAGGGGAACTTTGTCGGTGGTAGGGCATACGGACTCTTTAGCTTGGAGCTGAGACATCCTCTGAAGGGGAACCTTGAAGGGGCTCTCTTTTACGACTCTGGAGAGGTCTTTCCTTCACCTCAAGACTTTAGACTCTCAGGCTGGTACTCCTCCGTTGGAGTAGGCCTTCGTTACATAACCCCGGTAGGTCCTCTAAGGGTTGATTACGGCTACAAACTCAAGAAAGTTTCTAGTCAAGGAAGGGGAAGGTTCCACATCTCTTTCGGCTTTCCCTTTTAAAGAATGCTCTTATAGTAACTTTCCTCAAGGGCTAACTCAATCTCTTTAAAGAGCTTTGACTTTATCTCTTTAAGGTCTCCCTCAGTTTCGTACCCTGCAGCCATCCTGTGGCCTCCTCCCCCTAACTTCTTAGCTATCTTTGCTACGTTGACCTTTCCCTTTGAACGTAGGGAAACCTTCCACTTTCCTTTGCCTTCAACTTCTTTGAAGAAGACTGCTACTTCAACTCCGTTTATGGATCGGGGATAACTTATAAAGCCTTCCGATTCCTCCGGGTAGGCTCCTGTCTCCTCAAGGAACTTCCTGTAGAGTGTTATGTGGGCAACTTTCCCGTTAAGTGCAAAGTCTAGAGTTTTGAGTACGAGCTCAAGGAGTTTAAACTTGTTAATTCTGTTCCTCTCAAAGAGTGAACTATAAACTCTGTAAGGTTCAACTCCCCTTTCCAATAACTCTGAAGCTATTTTAAGCGTCCTTGGGCTCGTGTTTGAGTAGTTGAAACTCCCCGTATCTGTAACTATTCCTGTGTATAGCGAAGTAGCAATAGGAGTATCTATAAGTTCTGGTTCAGCTATTTTCATTATTCCGTAGGAAAGCTCGCAGGTACTTGATATGTCCGGCTCAACTATGTAGTAGTCTGTAAACGGCTCAGCAGTTATGTGGTGGTCTATTACAAGGCTCTTTTTAGCCGGAATGTTTTCAAACCCGGTTCTTTTAGGGTCTGAGACGTCCGTTATTATTACCCAGTCAAACTCCCCCTTTATCTCTGGTCCACTTTCAACTTCATTAACTCCAGGTAGGAAGTCAAAGAAGTAGGGGATTCTATCCCTGTAAAAGATTTTTACTTCCTTTCCAAGCTTCTTAAGGAAATGGTACCAGCCTAGAGAGCTCCCGATAGCGTCTCCGTCTGGGTTTTTATGGGTTGTTATAAGGATCTTTCCCGTCATTCCCTTTATAAGTTCAGCTACTTCACTTCTGGTTAGTCCTTTACTCATAGCATTACCTCTGGAGCTACTATGAACTCTGGTTTTGGAACCGTCCTTACCTTTATCCTCTTTCCAAGTAAGTGTCTTATGTATCTGCTTGCCCTGTTTAGGACTTCAACTGCCCTTATTGCGTCTTCCTTTTTTAGTCCTGATATAAAAACGGTTGCTTTACTGCCATCTTTTGAGAGCTCTACCCTCTGAACGGTTATGAACACGTCCTCAGGGAGGTCTATTTCCCTCCTTATAATCTCAGAGATTTCCCTAAGGAGCGTTGACTTTAGCCTCTCTCTTCTAATGCCTTTCATCTACTCTCCACTTACAGTAAGTTCTTTTACTAAGACCGAGGGACTGCAGACGTTTCCCAGCCACTTCTGATCTGATCCTACTTCGGTTATTCCGTTAAGGAGCTCCTTAACGTTCCCTGCGACTGTCATGCCGCTTACGGGAGTAACTTTCTCCCCATCGTGATAGTATATTCCACTGATTCCTATTGAAAACTCTCCTGAGATAGGGTTTATTGTGTGGATACCCATTGCATCAGTTATGAGTAGAACCTCTTTTGGAGTCTTTATCAGTTCCTCAAGGCCGAGAGCTCCCCTTTCAACAACTAGGTTTGTAACTCCGCAAGTAGGAGGGTTACTAATACTTGGCCTTATTCCGTTTCCCGTTGGGTTGAGCCCGAGCTTTTTGGCAGTGTAGAGGTCAACGAGGAAGTTCTTCAGCGTTCCCCTTTCAATTATTGCCTTTTTCTTCGTTGCCGTTCCTTCATCGTCGTAAGGGGCGCTTCCCGTACCGTCTTTGTGGAGTGGATCGTCGTACAGGTTGAGGACATGGCTTGCAACCTCGTGGCTTAGTTTATCTGCAAATAGGGATTTCCTCCTTAAGACGTTGTGGCCTAAGAATGCAGACGAAAGGGCCTCTATGAGCTCTGCGAAGACTCTATTTTTGAAGATGACTGGGATTCTGCAGGTTTTCATTGGTTTTGCTCCAAGGAGTTCCACTGCACTGGAAGCTGCTCCTACTGCCACTTCAACGGGATTGAGTTCAGAGAAGAAACGTTTACTCTGGTAATCCCAACCTATTTGGGAACTATCCCCTTCCCTTGCTGCAAGGAGGATGCTCAACCAGTAGTTAGTTGTTGAGTATGAAAAAGAGTTGCCATTTGAATTGTAGTAGTAAACGGTCGTAAAGCTGTCTCCGTAGGAAGCTTTCCTTACCCTTTCAACTCTTCTATCCTGGGTTCTTGCCCTCTCCTCAAGCTCCAGCGCAATTTCAATTTTCCTCTCAGTCGGTATCTTTTCAAACTCCTCATCTGCGAGGGGGAATCCTACGTCGTTTTCTGAAGGCGTTGAGAAGACGTAATCATCAGGCTCGCAGCTTTGGGCGTTGTCCCTTGCACACTCTATTGCAATCCTTACTCCATCTTCTGAAGTGTCGTTTGTATAAGCAAAGCCTAGTTTTCCATCAATTACAACTCTTATTGCTACGCCCTTCCTTTGGGAGCTCTTTAACTTCTCAACAGCTCCGTCTTTCACCTCGACGGTTGTTCCTTCCCCTAAGAGGGCGTAGATATCGTACTTCTCAACCCCTAGCTTCTTAAGGATACTTGATGCTTTTTCTATTAGTTCAACCATTGTTTCACCTCTTTTTAGTTATTTTAGATTAGCAAAGAACTTCCTTACCTGCTCAGGTTTTCCGCAGCTCTTTTTTCCCTCTGTACAGTAACCTAGGTAGTAGCAGTTAGGACCTACGTTATTAAACAAGTTTGGGAAATTATTCCTTAGAATCCTGAGAATTTCTATTGCCATTTCCCTTATCTCCCACTGGGCCCTTGAGCAGGTTCTGAGCCTTAAGAAGTGAACGAGTTCTTCTCCGTTCATCGTGAAGACAATTCTTGTTGTACAGGCGTTTGGGAGTACAAATCTGGCATCCTCTTTCGGTACTCCTTTTTCTACCAGTTTTTCGTAGAACTTCCCTATGAGCTCCATTAGATCTTTAAAGGAGACTTCCTCATTATTAACTTCTACCTTAACTCCTTTAACGCTTTCAGGCTCTACGTATGGGAATTTCCTCATTGCAACGTACCTTTGGGACTGCTGGCTGTAGGAAGCCGGTCTGTGGCGAACGAGCTGGTGGGAACATGCCCTTGAGATTCCATCAACGAGAAAAGTAAACCAGGAGTGGCGAAGGGCTTCCTCCCTTCTTTCAAGCTTAGAAACACTTGAAGATAGAAGGAGAACTTCCAAGAGGAGAACCTCCGAATTTTTACTTGCAGACGGAAATTATAATTTATTTTTCTTCTTGAAACTGAATTAGTGGAAGATTTGCCTCTTTCGCTATTTCCTTTGCAAGCCAATCGGGATAGCCTTCTTTGTAGATTACCTTTTCAACTCCCGCATTTATCAACATCTTTACGCACAGCGAACAGGGACAGTGAGTACAGTAGAGAACGCTATCCTTCGTTGATACTCCGTGTAGGGCAGCCTGGATTATCGCGTTCTGTTCAGCATGGAGGCCTCTACAGAGCTCGTGCCTCTGGCCGCTCGGAACTCCCAACTTCTCCCTTAAGCAGCCAACCTCTTCAGGGTGTTTAAGGCCTGATGGAGGACCGTTGTATCCGGTAGCTATTATCCTTTTATCCTTAACCAGTACAGCTCCTACTTTCCTCCTTAAGCAAGTAGAACGGGTAGAGACCATCTGGGCGATAGACATGAAGTACTCGTCCCAGGATGGCCTTGGCAACTAGTGTCCTCCGAGGATGTGGTGATAAGCCGTGCTAATGAGGGTAATGAACATAATTATGTAGAGGATAATTTCAACGGAGGCTATCCACTTTCTAAATCCGAAAATCGTTTTAAGGGCTTTGCTTGCCATCTTCCCTCCCTACAGCCACATAAAGAAGGATTCTGAGTACCAGTGAACAAACTTAACGAACCAAACTCCCAGAATCGGAAGGAGGAGTATTGCTAAGGTTGCTGCAAGTACTATCCATGCTTCCTTTTCTATGTCCCTTGAACTAACTTCCCTTGCCATTTCTTAAACCTCCTATTT includes:
- a CDS encoding BamA/OMP85 family outer membrane protein; this encodes MLFPLKLYSATLELSPSVKGCIDESLIKQIEEQSKKVCSFSDCKENLKILLNHLGYSVEVQGNRLLINDYRLIKKVRFIGLPKELLPVKKTVTLMAEGKLIDSVNLENIKQILRLKLHSFGYSEPNLSLTLKREHCGYVLLVKVESGYRLVVKEISVVAPNPFKELALSLFSPLKGRAVNYVTLREIEEKLEEELSKRGYYNGRVSISVIPEKVSSFSLEKVKPVSLFIKVEPGKLYKVRFKGNKHFDSGKLESLTTFKRARSVDEFELENSKRKIEEFYRNNGFPFVKVSYSVIEKGSTAIITFTVEEGVKVVVRRVECKGFNLEEKRLKALLGKPFNYEKVKEILSEIKALLKEKGYLSPSVSYEVDRGGDLRILVRKGPIYRVVSVSIFGDRLSCFKVPHLPLPLTYKLKKRITDSIYRCYSKKGYPDVKVDLEEELISSSPSYRDYKLILKVSPGQFYRFCYVLVRGLKRTKLYTVKNLIIIEPGEVYSREKITKQYSKLLDSRLFSSIRISEVKGEGCFSQVIDLKEGALFRAKGFVGYGTDSGYVLNGLVSSTSPFGMGVKYFLFGNYRQKEGYDAVFKLLKPAFPFKDYDVSYSIVKKEQIYESFKFDRVYYDFSIHRKASRSFSQEFSFKISRSKLKDTSIRDKKLTLERKFSYTQLYDKRDNVSNPKRGFLSKTVISLSGLLLGGNTSYYLIEERFNYLYSFGRSVLSFRFGAGAITSLEGKKVPVEDRFFLGGAESVRGYKYGTISPVDEKGNFVGGRAYGLFSLELRHPLKGNLEGALFYDSGEVFPSPQDFRLSGWYSSVGVGLRYITPVGPLRVDYGYKLKKVSSQGRGRFHISFGFPF
- a CDS encoding DHH family phosphoesterase, translated to MSKGLTRSEVAELIKGMTGKILITTHKNPDGDAIGSSLGWYHFLKKLGKEVKIFYRDRIPYFFDFLPGVNEVESGPEIKGEFDWVIITDVSDPKRTGFENIPAKKSLVIDHHITAEPFTDYYIVEPDISSTCELSYGIMKIAEPELIDTPIATSLYTGIVTDTGSFNYSNTSPRTLKIASELLERGVEPYRVYSSLFERNRINKFKLLELVLKTLDFALNGKVAHITLYRKFLEETGAYPEESEGFISYPRSINGVEVAVFFKEVEGKGKWKVSLRSKGKVNVAKIAKKLGGGGHRMAAGYETEGDLKEIKSKLFKEIELALEESYYKSIL
- the rbfA gene encoding 30S ribosome-binding factor RbfA; this translates as MKGIRRERLKSTLLREISEIIRREIDLPEDVFITVQRVELSKDGSKATVFISGLKKEDAIRAVEVLNRASRYIRHLLGKRIKVRTVPKPEFIVAPEVML
- a CDS encoding TldD/PmbA family protein; this translates as MVELIEKASSILKKLGVEKYDIYALLGEGTTVEVKDGAVEKLKSSQRKGVAIRVVIDGKLGFAYTNDTSEDGVRIAIECARDNAQSCEPDDYVFSTPSENDVGFPLADEEFEKIPTERKIEIALELEERARTQDRRVERVRKASYGDSFTTVYYYNSNGNSFSYSTTNYWLSILLAAREGDSSQIGWDYQSKRFFSELNPVEVAVGAASSAVELLGAKPMKTCRIPVIFKNRVFAELIEALSSAFLGHNVLRRKSLFADKLSHEVASHVLNLYDDPLHKDGTGSAPYDDEGTATKKKAIIERGTLKNFLVDLYTAKKLGLNPTGNGIRPSISNPPTCGVTNLVVERGALGLEELIKTPKEVLLITDAMGIHTINPISGEFSIGISGIYYHDGEKVTPVSGMTVAGNVKELLNGITEVGSDQKWLGNVCSPSVLVKELTVSGE
- the thyX gene encoding FAD-dependent thymidylate synthase — encoded protein: MEVLLLSSSVSKLERREEALRHSWFTFLVDGISRACSHQLVRHRPASYSQQSQRYVAMRKFPYVEPESVKGVKVEVNNEEVSFKDLMELIGKFYEKLVEKGVPKEDARFVLPNACTTRIVFTMNGEELVHFLRLRTCSRAQWEIREMAIEILRILRNNFPNLFNNVGPNCYYLGYCTEGKKSCGKPEQVRKFFANLK
- a CDS encoding deoxycytidylate deaminase, with translation MPRPSWDEYFMSIAQMVSTRSTCLRRKVGAVLVKDKRIIATGYNGPPSGLKHPEEVGCLREKLGVPSGQRHELCRGLHAEQNAIIQAALHGVSTKDSVLYCTHCPCSLCVKMLINAGVEKVIYKEGYPDWLAKEIAKEANLPLIQFQEEK